In Doryrhamphus excisus isolate RoL2022-K1 chromosome 7, RoL_Dexc_1.0, whole genome shotgun sequence, one genomic interval encodes:
- the tspan11 gene encoding tetraspanin-11 isoform X1 has product MTAHKGGVASCLSFMSQNDSGHLSIKVWTCHGVKGLLFPGGRKMSSAYKDGEDWLTVFLKYLLFVFNSLFWVGGAGVLGVGVWTLVEKSEFLSLLASSTFTVSAYILILAGGLVVVTGFLGCCAVIREQRSCLSTYFFCLLLIFLIELVAGVLAYVYYQRLSEELKQHLKQTMTDNYAQPGKEAITLAVDKLQQDFKCCGSDNHQDWTTSVYITSKHARGRLVPDSCCKSMMPDCGVRDHPSNIYNVEGGCITKLEQFLAQHLLVIGAVGIGVACLQKNWRTRVHCDDDLRDGAHLLLVQEDQDGALLRPCFSNARRWIRLSWSWAWSSRSKSSSLLILMPLF; this is encoded by the exons ATGACCGCCCATAAAGGGGGCGTGGCTTCATGTTTGTCTTTCATGTCGCAGAACGATTCAGGTCACTTGTCAATCAAAGTTTGGACGTGTCATGGCGTTAAAGGTCTTCTTTTTCCTG GAGGAAGGAAGATGTCGTCTGCGTACAAAGACGGCGAGGACTGGCTGACCGTGTTTCTCAAGTACTTGCTTTTCGTCTTCAACTCACTCTTTTGG GTGGGAGGAGCAGGCGTTCTAGGTGTGGGCGTGTGGACGCTGGTGGAGAAGAGCGAGTTCCTGAGCCTGCTGGCCTCCAGCACCTTCACCGTCTCCGCCTACATCCTTATCTTGGCCGGGGGGCTGGTGGTGGTCACAGGCTTCCTGGGCTGCTGCGCCGTCATCCGAGAGCAGAGGAGCTGTCTGTCCACG TATTTCTTCTGCCTGCTGCTGATTTTCCTAATCGAGCTGGTGGCTGGCGTGCTGGCGTATGTCTACTACCAAAGG CTGAGCGAGGAGCTGAAGCAGCATCTGAAGCAGACCATGACGGACAACTACGCCCAACCAGGGAAGGAGGCCATCACGTTAGCCGTGGACAAACTACAACAGGAC TTCAAGTGCTGCGGTAGCGACAACCACCAAGACTGGACGACGAGCGTTTACATCACGTCAAAGCACGCCCGAGGCAGGCTGGTGCCCGACAGCTGCTGTAAGTCCATGATGCCCGACTGCGGCGTCAGGGACCACCCGTCCAACATCTACAACGTGGAG GGGGGCTGCATCACCAAGCTGGAGCAGTTCTTGGCCCAACACCTGTTGGTCATCGGAGCCGTGGGGATCGGGGTGGCCTGTCTGCAG AAGAACTGGAGGACTCGGGTACATTGTGATGACG ATCTGCGGGATGGTGCTCACCTGCTGCTTGTACAGGAGGATCAAGATGGAGCCTTACTGAGACCGTGTTTTAGCAACGCACGCCGCTGGATCCGTTTAAGCTGGTCTTGGGCCTGGTCTTCCAGGAGCAAGTCCTCATCTCTCCTCATCCTCATGCCTTTGTTTTAG
- the tspan11 gene encoding tetraspanin-11 isoform X3 encodes MTAHKGGVASCLSFMSQNDSGHLSIKVWTCHGVKGLLFPGGRKMSSAYKDGEDWLTVFLKYLLFVFNSLFWVGGAGVLGVGVWTLVEKSEFLSLLASSTFTVSAYILILAGGLVVVTGFLGCCAVIREQRSCLSTYFFCLLLIFLIELVAGVLAYVYYQRLSEELKQHLKQTMTDNYAQPGKEAITLAVDKLQQDFKCCGSDNHQDWTTSVYITSKHARGRLVPDSCCKSMMPDCGVRDHPSNIYNVEGGCITKLEQFLAQHLLVIGAVGIGVACLQICGMVLTCCLYRRIKMEPY; translated from the exons ATGACCGCCCATAAAGGGGGCGTGGCTTCATGTTTGTCTTTCATGTCGCAGAACGATTCAGGTCACTTGTCAATCAAAGTTTGGACGTGTCATGGCGTTAAAGGTCTTCTTTTTCCTG GAGGAAGGAAGATGTCGTCTGCGTACAAAGACGGCGAGGACTGGCTGACCGTGTTTCTCAAGTACTTGCTTTTCGTCTTCAACTCACTCTTTTGG GTGGGAGGAGCAGGCGTTCTAGGTGTGGGCGTGTGGACGCTGGTGGAGAAGAGCGAGTTCCTGAGCCTGCTGGCCTCCAGCACCTTCACCGTCTCCGCCTACATCCTTATCTTGGCCGGGGGGCTGGTGGTGGTCACAGGCTTCCTGGGCTGCTGCGCCGTCATCCGAGAGCAGAGGAGCTGTCTGTCCACG TATTTCTTCTGCCTGCTGCTGATTTTCCTAATCGAGCTGGTGGCTGGCGTGCTGGCGTATGTCTACTACCAAAGG CTGAGCGAGGAGCTGAAGCAGCATCTGAAGCAGACCATGACGGACAACTACGCCCAACCAGGGAAGGAGGCCATCACGTTAGCCGTGGACAAACTACAACAGGAC TTCAAGTGCTGCGGTAGCGACAACCACCAAGACTGGACGACGAGCGTTTACATCACGTCAAAGCACGCCCGAGGCAGGCTGGTGCCCGACAGCTGCTGTAAGTCCATGATGCCCGACTGCGGCGTCAGGGACCACCCGTCCAACATCTACAACGTGGAG GGGGGCTGCATCACCAAGCTGGAGCAGTTCTTGGCCCAACACCTGTTGGTCATCGGAGCCGTGGGGATCGGGGTGGCCTGTCTGCAG ATCTGCGGGATGGTGCTCACCTGCTGCTTGTACAGGAGGATCAAGATGGAGCCTTACTGA
- the tspan11 gene encoding tetraspanin-11 isoform X2 yields the protein MTAHKGGVASCLSFMSQNDSGHLSIKVWTCHGVKGLLFPGGRKMSSAYKDGEDWLTVFLKYLLFVFNSLFWVGGAGVLGVGVWTLVEKSEFLSLLASSTFTVSAYILILAGGLVVVTGFLGCCAVIREQRSCLSTYFFCLLLIFLIELVAGVLAYVYYQRLSEELKQHLKQTMTDNYAQPGKEAITLAVDKLQQDFKCCGSDNHQDWTTSVYITSKHARGRLVPDSCCKSMMPDCGVRDHPSNIYNVEGGCITKLEQFLAQHLLVIGAVGIGVACLQLAGAVLTACFIYLLYKEELEDSGTL from the exons ATGACCGCCCATAAAGGGGGCGTGGCTTCATGTTTGTCTTTCATGTCGCAGAACGATTCAGGTCACTTGTCAATCAAAGTTTGGACGTGTCATGGCGTTAAAGGTCTTCTTTTTCCTG GAGGAAGGAAGATGTCGTCTGCGTACAAAGACGGCGAGGACTGGCTGACCGTGTTTCTCAAGTACTTGCTTTTCGTCTTCAACTCACTCTTTTGG GTGGGAGGAGCAGGCGTTCTAGGTGTGGGCGTGTGGACGCTGGTGGAGAAGAGCGAGTTCCTGAGCCTGCTGGCCTCCAGCACCTTCACCGTCTCCGCCTACATCCTTATCTTGGCCGGGGGGCTGGTGGTGGTCACAGGCTTCCTGGGCTGCTGCGCCGTCATCCGAGAGCAGAGGAGCTGTCTGTCCACG TATTTCTTCTGCCTGCTGCTGATTTTCCTAATCGAGCTGGTGGCTGGCGTGCTGGCGTATGTCTACTACCAAAGG CTGAGCGAGGAGCTGAAGCAGCATCTGAAGCAGACCATGACGGACAACTACGCCCAACCAGGGAAGGAGGCCATCACGTTAGCCGTGGACAAACTACAACAGGAC TTCAAGTGCTGCGGTAGCGACAACCACCAAGACTGGACGACGAGCGTTTACATCACGTCAAAGCACGCCCGAGGCAGGCTGGTGCCCGACAGCTGCTGTAAGTCCATGATGCCCGACTGCGGCGTCAGGGACCACCCGTCCAACATCTACAACGTGGAG GGGGGCTGCATCACCAAGCTGGAGCAGTTCTTGGCCCAACACCTGTTGGTCATCGGAGCCGTGGGGATCGGGGTGGCCTGTCTGCAG CTGGCCGGTGCAGTGTTGACCGCCTGCTTTATCTATCTTCTCTATAAAGAAGAACTGGAGGACTCGGGTACATTGTGA